ggcgccgccgcagtAGGCGTTGTCCATGATCTGGCCACCCTGCGAATAGCCGATCAAGACGATCTTTGTGTCAGGGCAGCGCTGGTTAAAGCTCGTCACAGCGGAGACAACCGCCTGAGTGCCCTGGTTCGCAGAGGTATTGTACTAAAAGCCCCGAGTTACTCGTTAGGAACAACGGATGCACCTGATTTACAGTCAGCGGCATTTTCGGGGTCACTTGCATCGATTCCACCGCAAGACGCCTGACCGCCGCATGCGGGGTAGTTTATGGCCTCGCTTGTTGCTCCGGGGTACGCCTGCACGACCATGTTGACGAGGCCTTGGGATGTGCCATAGCCAGGGGGTGCTGATGTTGACGTTAGTTAGGTAGCCGTAATTACCCCTGAGACAACCCCAACCCTAAGCTTAATTACCTGTAGTTTCCCGGGCGCCGAATACGTGGACCTCGGGGCACGACTGGCGGGCCTCGACGTCGACGGGGTTGGCGCTGGCAATGCCAGCCAGGACGGGAACGGCAACGGCGGTGACCTTCATGGCGTGTATATGTTATTCTGATTGAAGAGTATAGATGGACTTGAGATGTGCCCTGATCAAACATCGGCTACAAGTACACCGAAGAGTCGGGTGgattcttatattatataactaCATTACAAACCAGAGCATCACTCGACACCGTCTGATGACCCTCGTCCGAGACCCTATGTTACACCCCGGAGCCCGGACGGACGGGTGTTCGAAATAGGGAAGACGGAGAAAGGGTCGGCGGAAGGCTGCCTAATGGCACGCCGGAAGGTCGCTTTAATCTCTTTGGGATCCCTTCGGACAGCATCACTGCGTAGAAGTAACCTCGTCCTAGCCTCCGTCGCATACCATCGAGCACCGGGGTACGGGATCTAAGCATGGATGAACCGGGGATATGGAACCCTACTAAGCACAGCTTCCAGAAGGCTCGTGAGTTCCCCGTCCGGGTCGTCCTCCATCCCCTGCACTACGGAGGCGTTCTGGAAGGAAATGATCAGCAAACCAACTGGGGTTCGGCAGAAGAAAGACGATTTTagagcggcggcgcgggcctTGTCTCGACAGGTCTTGGGCGCCTCCGCATGGCGTGACGAAGCCGGGGACGGAAGGGTATGTACATAGAACGAATGCATGACTTCAAAAACAGAATCCCACGTGCACAGGCTAGACTCCTGTATAGCCGGCAGGACATGGGCCTGACGATCAGCACCAGGGACGAATCGAATGTTTCACTTATGTTGATACTTGGCACGCTGTTACTTGTTTTATAGGGAGCCGGTATTAGGCAATACAGAGTAAGCGCGTGTGCTGCTGGTGATCGACATGATCGTGTTGCCACCGATCTGTGGGGAAGCTCTTTTTTGCCTAAATAGTTGCCCATGGGGAATGGAAGGAAGATTCATGCTAAAACAACGCGAATCTGGGGTTTTTGAAACCTCGACTCGGGGATCGTCCCGCGCAAGCAGGCAAGAGTGGCCCCCTTGGGCTGAAGTCGAATGACAGCGGCGCGCTCCTTCGTCTCTCATCTCCGGATGTTGATTAATTAGACTGATACTTCCGAACTCGTTCCCCCCTTTAAAGTTTTCACACTCTTGAAAACTGGCATTCTCGAGGCCATTTCATATCAGTTGAGTACATACCTACTCTGCTGGTAAATGGACATCGTTTGGCAACCGCGCAACGCCAATGGGCACTTTCGGAGACATGCGCTGATGGCAACATTCAGTGACGGAATGGCAACAAGTATTTAAGCTGGACCAGAAATCAATTGAATTCCGGTCATCTCAAACGGTTCCTACTACCGTATCAGGAGATAAAAGAGCGAAAGCATGCGTAAGACTAGCTAGTCGTCAAAGTTCCCGTCGACATAATACCCAGCAGAATCCTCCTAAGGGCTCATAGTGGCGTGGTGCCGAGTAATAATAGTATGATTGCCAATAATATGCGCGTTTGAGTCATGCCCTTCGCATTTGGTTCTCCCGAGCCGCCTTGCTACGAGAGCTGAGCTCGGTAGGCAGACATGACAGGGCGTTATCCGTGGTCAAGCTTAAGCACAGGTTCGCCAGTTGGTGCGGAAGATGAGGTGAATGCTTCCATCAAAGGCGTCCACCTAAAGTACGTCGACGGATTGGCCCTCGCAATTAGCCCATGTATTCAATCGCTCACTCCGCGCTTCTTccccttctctttttttccaAAGCAAAGTCCCTCTTGCATCTTTCCAGCCCAGTCTTTTTTGTCTTCCTTTCCCGCCGAGTTTTGATGGTAAGTATATCAAGCAAACAaacagaaagaaagaaaaaaagaaaaggaataGAACAAGAAAAACATAAGAAAATGACAACGAAACAAAAAACCGACGGTCGCAAAAAGCGGAGATCTGGGCTCAGGAAGAGGAATCACAGCGGCGCCATTGCAACTTGGCCTTGTTAGGGGTTCTCACCGTCATGGTTCCTTTGTTGGGGGTACTGAGGGGTGTGATGCGGATCTCCGAGTTGACATTCAGGATGGCCGTGGTGCTGCCGCAGGGGGAGAAGGactcgacgccgacgccggcgaGGAGGTTGTAGTTGTCTTCGTACGGGGCGACGAGGTTCTTCTGGAACACGACCTCCTGGCTGTTGTCGCCAGAGAAGGTGTAGCCAGCACGGCAGGTGCCAGTCTGCCCTTCCGCCAGGCTAGCATAACCGGTGAAGCGTGTCTCGATGATGGAGAACCTAAATTTCGCCGTGTTTCAGCAAGCATCCGACTTGCCTTCCGGCTGTTTTTGAAGGACATCAAGGAGGTGGATGAGGGGTGGTGAACGATGGTGTCAGAGCGCCAGGGAACCATGGTGCATCCCTCTACGGCGTCCGGGAAAAAGATCCAAGAATGTCTAATTAGGCCTAGACTCACTGATAACCGGACGGGAACTGCAGGTTGATGCTGATGCGGCAGTTCTTGCGGCTATCGGACACGCTGGTTCCGGGGCCGACGGCCACGATGTACTCGTCAAAGGCGACGTCGAAGATGGTGGCCGTGGCGTCGACGTTGACATATGCATGGCCGGCAGGGCAGCCCGAACCAATGGCCGTCACGTTGAGGATCTTGACCTCGCCGGGGGCAGGCGCAGTGAAGCCCAAAGTGTCACTTCGGGGCGGAGTGATGACGGCAGCCGCCGCGGCTCCAGCAAGGAGTAGAAGGTTGACAAGCGAGCGCATAGTGATGAAAGGTGCCAGGCAAAGTAAAGTAAGCTTCTAGTTTCAGATTGACGTGGGAGTACTGAGGTCGATAATTAAGGCTGACAAGAGACGGTCAGGGCAGTAACCTGTGATGGTTGTTCGACCTCCAGAATTGCGTTCCGTAAGGTCTTCTTATACACCTGGACGCCTTGGAATCTCGTGATGGTTGCCCACGAAGGATACGAGTCCCCGCCCGGCTCATGACAAGATTAACGGAAGACCGCGGAAACCCATTCCTATCGCGATCCACAATCTATAAGCTGCCGCATAAAGGATGATGGCGCAAGATACGAGGCAAACACCAGCAGTAGCATGTTTTCCAGTGTTTCCAGAGTGTCAGGTAGCAGCCAATGGCCCCGTACCAGCGAGACAAGGCCCACGATGTGGTGGCATCGCAACACATCAAGTCCCTAACGTCGTAGATATCAACATCGCTACTGTAGGAAGGAGGGGGCATGGAATGAGATGGAAGCAAAGGACCCATGACCACGGTGCGGGATAGGCTTCAGAAACAAGTAAGCAGCAGCTCGGTTTCCAACCCCCCGCGAACACTGTTTCGTTCCCATTCATATCTCGCCGATATTAAACCTGCCGCGTGGAGTGACTCTTGACCGGGTCGCCGGCTTCTCCCCATTCTTGCCCACCCCGAGTCGTTGGCTTGATGAGATCCCGAAATAGCTCGGCCTTGAACCATAATGAGACAGCCGAAGGGCTCTCGCCGTGGTGCCATCTGCAGGATACTTCATAGGTCAGGCATGGATACACGAATAGCTAATTGTGGAAGCCCTGGTGTGACCATGTCATTCGTGTTTAGATGATTTACGTCGCTCGATTTCGAGTCTTAATAGTTGGTTGGTTTGTAGACGGTAATTAATTTCCATCCCGCACCGGCAGTAACGGCAGTCCTCGGTCAGATACTTACCACGGACTCACAATCATGTTTGGAATCCGGGAATGTACAGTCGCCATGATATGAGGCCGGAATGCCCTAAGCGCCATAGTGACCCTTGATTGGTGCGCCTTGGCTGGTACCGAGGATTCGGCGCCCCGAATCCTGGGGAATCGGCTGTTCTGCTACATGATCTGCTAGTGACTGGCAAGTTCGGGCCCCATGCAGTGAGCTTAATTATTCAGAATGCAGGTC
This DNA window, taken from Thermothelomyces thermophilus ATCC 42464 chromosome 3, complete sequence, encodes the following:
- a CDS encoding carbohydrate esterase family 5 protein (CAZy_ID 267983) — its product is MKVTAVAVPVLAGIASANPVDVEARQSCPEVHVFGARETTAPPGYGTSQGLVNMVVQAYPGATSEAINYPACGGQASCGGIDASDPENAADCKSGASYNTSANQGTQAVVSAVTSFNQRCPDTKIVLIGYSQGGQIMDNAYCGGAGATLSGSALNAVKATVWFGNPHYLSQLSYRVGTCQAGGFAARPPGFQCSPGNPDNIKSYCDAEDPYCCNGNDANHHQQYVTIYGQQALAFIKSKLDAA